The following are from one region of the Nicotiana tabacum cultivar K326 chromosome 3, ASM71507v2, whole genome shotgun sequence genome:
- the LOC107795609 gene encoding methylsterol monooxygenase 2-2 isoform X1 translates to MLNEFFLKNAGSKCTKKEKAGVKPWLVTLQYFKLVSIHHFSMYLISNFSDFQLTCLGGFVLHESVFFLSGLPFILFERAGWFGKYKIQKKNNSPEAQEKCITRLLMYHLCVNLPILLGSYPVFKFMGTRSSLPLPSWKVISTQIIFYFILEDFVFYWGHRILHTKWLYKHVHSVHHEYATPFGLTSEYAHPAEILFLGFATIIGPAITGPHLITLYLWVSLRVLETVEAHSGYHFPWSPSNFLPLYGGADFHDYHHRLLYTKSGNYSSTFVYMDWIFGTDKGYRKLKSLKENERFEAVGKEM, encoded by the exons ATGCTCAatgaattttttctaaaaaatgcTGGTTCGAAGTGCACGAAAAAAGAAAAAGCAGGGGTGAAGCCATGGCTCGTTACGCTGCAATATTTCAAGCTTGTTAGCATTCACCACTTCTCCATG TATCTCATTTCAAATTTCAGCGATTTCCAATTGACTTGTCTTGGTGGGTTTGTTCTTCATGAGAGTGTCTTCTTCTTGTCTGGACTCCCGTTCATTCTTTTTGAAAGAGCAGGGTGGTTTGGAAAGTACAAAATTCAG AAGAAGAATAACAGCCCGGAAGCTCAGGAGAAATGTATCACTCGTCTGCTGATGTATCATCTTTGTGTTAATCTCCCAATCCTGCTTGGATCATATCCTGTCTTTAAATTCATGGGGACGCGAAGTAGTCTTCCACTGCCGTCCTG GAAAGTGATTTCAACACAAATAATATTCTATTTCATCTTGGAGGATTTTGTGTTTTATTGGGGACACAGGATTTTACATACGAAATGGCTCTACAAGCATGTCCACAGTGTCCATCATGA GTACGCAACACCATTTGGGTTGACTTCTGAGTATGCTCACCCTGCTGAAATTCTCTTCCTTGGATTTGCTACAATAATTGGTCCTGCAATCACGGGCCCCCATTTGATAACATTATATCTCTGGGTCTCACTTAGAGTCCTTGAGACAGTTGAGGCACATTCCGGGTACCATTTCCCTTGGAGCCCGTCAAACTTCTTGCCACTATATGGGGG ggctgattttcatgattatcATCATCGACTGCTCTACACGAAGTCCGGCAACTACTCGTCAACATTTGTATACATGGACTG